The sequence GGCGCGCTGGCCGGCCGCCGCCGCGTGATCAGCTAACGCGGCTGCGCGATGGGGGCCGCGGCGGCTCAGAGTCGGTATCCTGCCATAAGTCTTCAATAAAGGCGCGCTGCTCATCGCTCAGCACCCATGACGGCGGAATTTTGGACTGTGCGCGACGCTCAGCGCCCTCACGGTTTTTAGCCTGCTTCTTGTTCACGAATCGCCTTCCTGCTTAACCTGCTAACTCAGTAACCAGTAAATCACGGCGGCGGTTAACAGCCAGAACAGCCCGCTACCGATAAATACACACAGCCATGCTCTACGTTTGATATCTGATCCATCCTTGCTCACCACAGCGCCCTCAACCAATAGATTAAACCATTCAAACCGTGATTATCGATCTATTTTAACGATCGATAAAGTGGCTTTTTCCTATGGAAATTTAAAAAACAGCTGCCAGCCATAGACCTGCATCACCGCCTCAGTAAGAACGACACCGTGGATATCACTGTTATCGGCAGGCGATAACTTGTATTGATAGGCGAACGAAGGTGCAGTGTGCCATACCTTGGAAGGTCGAAATTAAACCACTGGTAAATAATTCAACTATCAATTATTTGACTGGCCGTAAGCCAAATCGGCAACAGGCAGCGCTGGAGACGGGGGAGAAAATGAAGCGATGTACTGGGATCATGCGGAGAGAAGCACCGGCCCGTTTTGGTCTCACTCGGGCCGGCGTGAGTTAACCGATTCTGCTGACGGAATCCCGGCTGGCGTGTTCACGTTCGCTGCCGGTCAGCTCACGTAAATGGCCTGAGCGCATCTCAAGCAACCGATCGGCGTGTTCGAAATAGTGATCGTCATGGCTGATGGCAAACACCGTTTTGCCCATCGCGCGCAGCTCCGGCAATAGTTCACGATAGAAAGTGCGCCGAAATTGCGGATCCTGATCCGCGGCCCATTCATCCAACAGCAAGATATCGCGCTGTTCCGCCACCGCCAGCAGCAAAGCCAGACGTTTGCGTTGCCCCTGCGACAGTTGCGGATTGGTCACCCTGGTGCCGTCAAACTGCAGTTTGCTTTTCATATTCAACCGCTCGAGCCAGATGGCGACCAGATCCGCATCCGGTTCGCCGCCTTCCGGCCCTTGCAAGCGATCGAACTGATGAAAATCGGTGAAAATCGCCGAAAACAGCCGCCGGTAGTCCGGCATATCCGCTGCGCTCTGTGCGACGCCATCCAGAACGATATGGCCGCTCACCGGCCGGTACAAGCCGGTCAACAACATCGCCAGCGTTGACTTGCCGCTGCCGTTGCCGCCGATCAGAAAGACCAGCTCACCACGCCGCAGCGTCAGATTGAGCGGCCCGACGGCAAAACCGGGCTGCTGTTCCGTATCTGCATAGTGAAAAACCACGTCGCGCAGCTCCAGCGTCTGCCAGGAGCGACCAACGGCGGCAGGAAACGCCGGTTGATACTCGGCCAGGCGCAGCGTCTTCAGCTTGTTAAAGGCCACTTCGGCGCTGACCAACGTCGGAAACGCTCCGACCGCTTGCAGTAATGGCGTGCGCAAAAACAGCAGCGTCAGTGAATAGGTGGCGGCCACCGCCGAGTCCGCCCATCCCAGACTGTTGGCCATAAAGAACACCAGCCCAATCGCGCCCAACATCATGATGTTTGACCAGTTGAGCGCGCTCAAATGGAAGGTATCGGCGCGAATGATGTGGTGGCGATAAGCTTGCGCATCGGGCTGATAGGCCTGTTCGTACAGCGCCTGCGCCCGCTTGCGGTTCAACGTCAGCTCCTTACGACCGTCAATCACCGACTCATAACGATGATAGAGACGTTCTTCCGACTCACGCAAACTGGCCATATGACGATAAACCCGTGATACCAGGCAGCCGCTGCCCACGACGGTCACCGCCACCCAGACTGCCGTGACCGCCAGCATTTTCGGCGATAGCCACCCCAGATAGGCCGCTGCCCCCAGGGTTAAAATCACCCCTTGAACCAGTTCAGGCAAGCGCACGAAGGCAACGGTAATATTGCGGATATCGCTGGACAGGCTGGCCAACAATGAGGCGCTGCCCAATTGTTCAAGGCGTTCAATATCGGTATCCAAAATGCGCTTCACCAGCTGCCCACGCAGGCGATAGACGAAGTAATGGCCCAATGTCGTCAGCGCCAATTGCGAGCCCAGCGTGACCGCCATCAGCAATGCCAGCAGGGCGAGAAACATCGGCAGCACGGCCAATGCATTGCCGCCGGTCTCCATCAGGTATTGATTGATAAATGCAATGATACCGATGCCTAAACCGGCGCTGGCCAGGGTCAGCGCCATGACAGCCAGAAATGGCCAACGATACTGGTGATAAACCACCCGTAGCAGTTCCATGAAAAAACCTCTGAAGTCGCGATCTGGCAGGCATTGTAAGCGGCGTGAGAATGAGATCAAGACGAATTCTCAACACAGTTTATCAAGCACCGTTCTGAGAGAGGCGGTATCCCCGTGGTCATCTGACGGTGGCAAAATTTCCATACGGCTCTTACAGGACGCTCAATATTCGCTGATTAAATAGCTTCCCGAAATAAATTAAATAAACATATATGAATCAAAAAGCCATTCACTTGAAAAATAAAACAATAAAAACCATGCATTCACAAATGAAATTATTTATTTTCTTTGCCGCCTATTATGTTCCAATGCTTTAATAAAACATCATAATAGAAATCGCCAACATCTAAGACGCAGGAAGGGAAAATGAAAAAAAGGAAGTTTCTTAGTCAGGTTGAAATTGAGCAACTGATTGCCGCTGTGCATGAAGGAAAAAATAGCATTCGAGATCGTTGTTTACTATTAATGTGCTTTATTCACGGCTTGCGGGTTAGCGAACTGCGTGCATTGCGCCTTCAGGATATTGACCTTACCTCCAATAGGATCCATATATCCCGGTTGAAAAACGGGTTTTCCGTTCAGCATCCCATTCAACCGCGAGAACGGCTGGCGCTGTTAAACTGGCTGGCTCAACGGGCGAACTATCCTGACGCTGAAGCGCCATGGCTATTCCTGTCGCGCCACGGCGGGCAGATATCACGTCAGCAGCTCTATCGGTTGATGAGAATGTATGGCGAGATGGCCGGCATTAGCGTTCAGGTCCATCCTCACATGTTGCGACATTCCTGCGGTTACGCCCTTGCGGATAAAGGGATCGATACGCGTTTGATTCAGGATTATTTAGGGCACAAAAATATCCAGAATACGGTGATTTACACCGCGACCAACGTTGAGCGATTCCGCACGATCAACATTTAACCTCACGACGAGAATAATTACGCAGCCCCGTCCTCCGTTAAACAACACATCGAGCGCAATGCAATATTCAGATGGGAGAGGCAGCCCGGCACGTCATCAACGGCCTACTCAGCAATATTTTAACGCCGAGCTGCTTTTCATGCCTCAGCGCCCAGGGGCACGCCGCACTGGTTATGCTAGCGGTAAACCTGCCGATAAATCATAACGCCATACCCTTTCATTAAAGGCTAGGTCCCCTTTGACCATTTCCCCCCCAATTGCCGCGTAATATTGCCGTGCAAAGAAAACAGTTCGCTGTCATTCTTTACCTGCAGTTTACGCATGGCGCTGCATTTATGCGCGCTGATCGTCTTGATGCTGCGCCGTTGCAACTCGGCGATTTGCCGCAGGCTCATACCGTTAAACAAAAAGGCCAAAACGTCGCTCTCACAGCGGGTCAACTTTCGCGTGCTAACCTCCTCTCCACTCACGGAAGGCGCCAGAAAAGCCCCAATCTGCGGACTCAACACACGTTCCCCCAGCAACACGCGATTAAAAAACTCCGCCACCAGCGGCAAAGCGTCATCTCTGGCAACGATGCTGACATTAGGCTGGTTCAACAGGCGCCCTAACTCTTCTGCATTCTGGCAGCGGGTATAGACGATTACCCGCAAGTCGGGCAACTGCGTGCACAAGGCAAGCAACGTTTCCCTGCCCTGAGCAACCGTTTCATCTTCACCATCCATCTCGCTAATCAGCACGTCAGCCTGCTGATAGACCACGCTATCCGCCACCGCACGGACGCTGGTTTCCTTTACGATGACTTTTGCCTGGGTTGGCAGCGTTTTTAAAAAACTCGCCAACCCCTCCAGCGTTAATGGGCATCTGTCCATTAATGCTATGTTCAGCGGCTGCTGACGCCATGAATGCATAATCTGCTCCTATGCTTGCTTACCCCAGAGGCATCGCACGCTTGCCTAGCGAACAAAAGACGAACCTTGTGCAGCCATCCATTTCCCCTGAAGATACAATTCCCCATCGCTGTGAAATCCCAACTTCAACATCGCATTGCGTTTATGCGTGCTGACGGTGCGAATATCTCGGCACATCGTTAACGCCACGCTGGTCACGCTTTTGCCGGAAAACAACTGGGTCAGCACATCCAGTTCCTTCGCCGTCAGAGGCTTGTCGGCTGTCGCCTCATGCAATTGACGCTGACGCACCCGATGGCTGAAACTGCTGCAGCCCGCCAAGACCTGTTGGACGCAATGAGTCAACGCAATGGCCGGCTCTTGCTTCAACATCAGGCCGCGGATGCCGGATGCGATCAGTTGCCGCAGCAGCCTAGGCTCATCCAATGCCGTACAAATAATTATCGCGGTGTCCGGCGAGCTTTCACGCACATCGGCAATCAGCCTGAAGCCGTCCAATACCAATTCTGATTTGCCGCACAAATCCATCACCAATAAACGATGCGCGTGCTGAGTGAATAAGGCTCTCAGCGCCACCAGGTTCGTCACCTGTCGAACCTTGTCGGGCGGTAGACCGCAGGACTCAATCAATCGGTTTCTCATCCCCAACGCCGTGAGGGGGCAAGGTTCCATGATAGCCACGGCCCCCGTCGCCACATTGCCGGCCGCCAAGGTTGTTCCATAGGGATAATTAATATTCATATCATCACCTTAAATCTGTCGTTAACCTTCCATCTAGGGCAGCCCTTTGTCTACTGATAGACGAAAGTGACCTGCAGAGCCCCTTCTATCGAACCGGGTGTTGAACCGCCATTGACGCTGAATGCCCGCGCCCGCAAATTGAATTTGGCTTCATTCGTCGCCCGATTAACTAACTGGGCCATACTCTTGCCATTGCCCAGGTTTGCCCCCTGGCTATTTTGCAATTCAATTTGCACTCGGCGAGAACTGCCGGTGCTTTTGTACAAGCTGGCACCTTCATCCGCAGCCGTTCCGCTGAAGGTCGCGACGACCGACGTGGTGGTGCTTGGGCAGTTTTTTAGCGTCAAAGGGAACTCCACCCACGGGCTAAAGGCACCGGAGGTCGCCAGTACGGCGGCAGAAATATCGTCCCCCAGATTGACCGAAACCGTGCCGTTCGCGCCGTCGATTTCACAGGGTGCCGCTTTGATGTTGCCGGTAATCACTATTTTTGATACGGCATGCGCCGACGGCATCGCCAGGAGAAACAGGCCCGCCAGCGCCAATTTGCAGCCAATACCGCTAAAAACCTTCCCCATAATCTGCTCCTTCTTGTTAAACGCCGGGCCACCGACGTGCTACCGTTGAAATATCCGTTATTGAATTTCTGCCTGAATGGTCGCTGTTGCATTGAACTGCCCCACGGCAGGAGGTCGGCCGGTGGTGTTGATCGGATATACGCTGATCCGTGAGCTGCCACTCTGGTTAGGGTATTGGAAGTTATCGATTGGCAAGCGCCCGCTCTGAGGCCGAATAACATTGCCCTGCATATCCTTAATCATCACGCCAATGTCGCGATTGCTGGTCTTCAGAGCCTCGGGCATGCTGCCGTCCGCCTCACCGCGAAATGACAGGCTGACCTTGACGCCGGCGGAAATATTGCGGCAAGCCAGCGTCAGCGTTCTCTCTTCTGGCGTGACGCCGGACGCCATCGCCCCCTTGGTTTGAATATTCGACGTCAAGATATCGCCAAAATCGATCGTGACCGTTTGCGGACTGATTTCACAGCTCTGCGGCACGGTGACGGTGCCGCTCATGGAGATAGTGGAGACCGGCACATCGCTTTTCACCCCGCTCACCACGGAGACGTAGGTGTCTACCAGGCGGGTGCTGGGGATTGTGGTCACGCCAACGAAAGGGCGGCGGAAATACAGATGAATTCGCCCGCGAGCACCGCTGTTGTAGGGCGTGCTGGCACAGGATTCGTCATCACCATCCATATCGGTCTTAAAGTTAGACTCATTGGTGAACGGTGCGGCAATAAACACGTTGCGATACCCCGCAACGAAAACTTCGCTGGCCACGCCCAGGTATTCATTCAACGCGTAATACGTTAATCCCCCGCTGCTGAATACCGGCTCGCTCAGCAGCATTTTGGCGGTGACATAAGACGCTGTACGCGTCTGACATTCGCACTTCACCCGATAAGAACCGGGCAAATTCCAGTTGCCGCCGTCAGCATTCTTAATAATCCGCCCCACCACGTTTTGCGACGGGTCGGTTAAAACCGGGGAAAAAAGGAATGAAAACCCATGGGTCCCCGAAATAGGAACACACTGCCCGAAAGCCGCCTGCACCTGTGGTGCGCCCAACGTTGCGCACGCCAATAGCCCACCGACGATGATCCCTCGTTGAATCGATATTCCTGTCGCCATCATATGCACCTTATAAACACTGCCCGTTAACGAGGCGAATCCCACCGCTCTCGGGCTGATTAGCCAATTGATAGTTGGCCTGACATTGCTGAGCCGCGTCATTGCCCCACTTAACCCGCAACCGCCCGCTATCCGCCAGGCCAGCCAGATAAACCTGGCCGCCATCACCGACGATGGCTGCATTGTCAGAGGGGCTGTTGAGAGTGCTGACGGTCGCGCCGAACGGCACCGGAGCGCCGCTGCGCGTCAGCAAGGTCAACAACACGCGGGCACCGACGTCCGGATTAAAGCGGGCGCGCACCACGGCGCCGCGAGTTGGGATTACCGTTTGGCTACTCAGCGTCATGTCGACGTCCTCTGCGAAAGATTCACCGTCCAATCCGACGATGTTGCGCCGGTAAGGCGTCAGGTAAGGCACAACCGCATAGCCGCGCCAGTCGGTGCTGACTCCGGTCTGGTTCAGGACATTCACCCCTGAAGCACCAGGCGCTTGCACCAACGCCACCGTATCGCCCAGCGGTTGGGAAAGCGTGACGCCATTTTGGTGCACCAGAACGCCGCCCTGCACGCCGTAGTTCACCTGCCGGCGATGGCGATCGTAGCCGTACCCCAGGTTCCACTCGGCGAGAGAGCCTTTATAATCCGCCTGAATATTGCCGTTCGCCCCCACATCCCTGCCGGTATAGCCCTGGCTGATGCTGTAGTTCAGGTTGTTTCCCGGCAACGCCGTACCGCTCAACCCAAGGTTGTTGCTGGTGGCACCATTGCGACTGGCGTTCATACTGTAGGTGGCGTAGCTGCCCGGCAGCCATTTGCTGAGCGGTACGCTGACGTTGAAAGCCACGATATGGTCACGAATGCTGCTGCGATTGCCGTTACTGTCGTAACCGTTCTGGTTGAACGTGTAATTCAGCCCGTAACTGACCGCTTCCCAGCTGTTGTTGTAGCTGAGGCTGACAGACTGCGAACGGCGATTGTTATCCCAGTAGTCTTCGTTAAACAGGCTGAGCGACAGCGTTCCTCCCCGCTCCCACAGGCTTTGGCTCATCGTCAGCTCGGCGCGGCTCTTCTTGTGATCGCTATAGACGGCGCTGTTGCCGCCATAGCTCTCCAGCGCCTCCTGCAGGCTATAAAAACCGCGCGTGGAGTAGCGGTAACTGGCCAAACTAAAGTTGGTGCCGGTTTCAATGAAGTTTTTACCGTAACGCAGACGCCATGATTGCCCCTGTTCCTTCGGCCGGGTTTCCTGTTTGGTCCAGGCCTGGGTGACATCGGCAGACAGCGCGCCTACCGCCCCCATGTTCTGCCCCCATCCCAGCGCTAAAGATTGATATTTACTGGCCGCCTGCACGCCGCCATACAACGTGGCCCCCCAAGGCAAACCGTAGATCCCGGTTGCCTGGCTGAACGGGCGTTCATCAACGCCGCCGCTGTATGACCGGTATTTCCCGCTGGTCAGGCTGTATTTAAACCGCCCTTCGCGCTGCAATACCGGCACCACGGCGTACGGCACCACAAAATGCTGCTCCTGGCCGTCTGCCTCACGCACGTTTACATTCAGGTCGCCGCTGCCGCCCGTGGGATACAGATCGGAAATTTCAAACGCCCCCGGCGGCACATAGCTTTGATAAATCACGTAGCCGTTTTGCCGGATTATGATTTGCGCATTCGTGCGTGCGATCCCTCGCACTACCGGCGAGTACCCTTTCATGCTGTCCGGCAGGATATCGTCCTCAGAGGCCAACTGCCCGCCGCGGAACTGCACGCTATCGAACACATCGCTGGATGTTGTGCTGTCACCCAGGGTTAGGCGGCTTTGCAACGCAACGATATCGCGCTGCAGGTAGGTATTGATTGAGCGCCAGGAAGAAGAACCACCGGAGTAATGATTCCAGATCGAATAGTTACGCAGGCGCCAGGCGCCCCAGTTGATGCCCGAGCGCAGATTGAGGTAATAGTTATTGTTGTTTTGCCGTTCGCTGGCGCGCATCTGGCTATTGGCGCCGCTGAAATTGTAATTGACCAACAGCGCCGGTATGCCGGAATCCCATTTATCCGGGGAAACGTAGTCGCGCGCATTCAAGCGCAGCGCCGCCTGCGGGATGCTCAAATTCAGCCTCAACTGATTGAACAGGAATGTCGAAGAGGCTTGTGGAATGGCCTGCGCCAAATTGACGCAACTCTCCCCAGGCACCATCGCCGGAAACATGGCCACCCTCACGCCCAATTCAGCCAATTTTTCAGTGCTGAAACAAGGTTGCAGCGTTTGTTTACCGCCGGCTCCCGGCATAAGCCGGAACTCGACGTCAAGGCTGTCTATCTGTTCGCCGTTCAGGTAAAGATCGACCCGATAGTTCCCGGGTGCCTGGCTGCTGTTCTCCTCAAATACGGAGAGATCGGCGCCGCGCAGCGCCGGATTATCGATTTCCAGCAACGCCGGGTTGAAATAATCGCGTGCATAAGCCGTGCCGATCGGGCTCAGCAGCGCCACCTGGCAAGATATCAGGCCGGCAAGAACCGATCGCGCCCCTGGTAAACCAATACAATTCGGGTTATTCATCCTTTTAACTCCCTGTCCCGATTGGCTCGGCCCGACGAAAAGCCAGGTAAGCCGAACACCTGCTCCAGCGTTATTCCGGAGCAAAAAACACGTACCGCAGCCCGGTTATAATGTGCTGGTGAAGGTCTGGCCGGTGCCGCCATAGTCATTGATGATTTGCCAGCTCAAACCGCCTCCTGCGCCATTCGCCGTCGGCAACGAGAAACTGGCGCTTGCCTGCGGTGCTACCATGGTGTTGCCGGTAATGGCGCGGCCATTCAGCTTCAAATTGAAAAAGGTGAGGTAGTAGGGTGAAGGGTTGGTCACCTGCAGACGATCGCCACTGCGCCGCCACGTCACTTTACCGGCCGCCTCCTCCAGATTGCCGGTGAGCCCCTGCGGGCGGTAAATCAACTTGATACGGGTCTTGATGGCGATTTGCAGGGTGTTCTCTTTCTTTTCTACCGAGGGGATCGCCTTCACATTCAGCCAATACAGCGACTCTCTGTCCGTCGGTAAATTGCCGCCCGCACGTACCACGCGCAGCAGGTTATTTTGGCCGCCATCCAAGCGAAATAGCGGCGGTGTAATGATAAAAGGCGCTTTCGCGCTATCGCCCTCTTGCGCATCGACCCAGGATTGGATCAGATAAGGCATCGCATCCGGATTACTGATATTCAGAGCAGACTCTTTTTTGCCGCCGTCGTAGATCAGGCGCGTTCCCCCCACTACGACACCGGCCCGTACCGGAGTCCAAAGCGTCATCAACAACGCCGCCGTCAGCACAAAGTATCCCGCTTTCATTCTCTTTCTTCCCGTTTCCATCACCGATGAATAAGAGCCAGAGAACACGCTCTCTGGCTCATTTTTCTAACTGCTCTGCCGCCGTAACGGCATGGCCTTACTGATAAACGATGGTGAAGTTGGCCGTAGCGTTGGCGCTACCGACGGAAACGTTGTCATAAGCGAAATAGCGCGCGACAAAGCCCAGAACGTTGTCTTTGTTCTCGGCCAGGGTATAAACGCGGGAATCGTTGCCGATATTTAACACGT comes from Serratia sarumanii and encodes:
- a CDS encoding fimbrial protein — protein: MGKVFSGIGCKLALAGLFLLAMPSAHAVSKIVITGNIKAAPCEIDGANGTVSVNLGDDISAAVLATSGAFSPWVEFPLTLKNCPSTTTSVVATFSGTAADEGASLYKSTGSSRRVQIELQNSQGANLGNGKSMAQLVNRATNEAKFNLRARAFSVNGGSTPGSIEGALQVTFVYQ
- a CDS encoding response regulator transcription factor — encoded protein: MHSWRQQPLNIALMDRCPLTLEGLASFLKTLPTQAKVIVKETSVRAVADSVVYQQADVLISEMDGEDETVAQGRETLLALCTQLPDLRVIVYTRCQNAEELGRLLNQPNVSIVARDDALPLVAEFFNRVLLGERVLSPQIGAFLAPSVSGEEVSTRKLTRCESDVLAFLFNGMSLRQIAELQRRSIKTISAHKCSAMRKLQVKNDSELFSLHGNITRQLGGKWSKGT
- a CDS encoding multidrug ABC transporter permease/ATP-binding protein, coding for MELLRVVYHQYRWPFLAVMALTLASAGLGIGIIAFINQYLMETGGNALAVLPMFLALLALLMAVTLGSQLALTTLGHYFVYRLRGQLVKRILDTDIERLEQLGSASLLASLSSDIRNITVAFVRLPELVQGVILTLGAAAYLGWLSPKMLAVTAVWVAVTVVGSGCLVSRVYRHMASLRESEERLYHRYESVIDGRKELTLNRKRAQALYEQAYQPDAQAYRHHIIRADTFHLSALNWSNIMMLGAIGLVFFMANSLGWADSAVAATYSLTLLFLRTPLLQAVGAFPTLVSAEVAFNKLKTLRLAEYQPAFPAAVGRSWQTLELRDVVFHYADTEQQPGFAVGPLNLTLRRGELVFLIGGNGSGKSTLAMLLTGLYRPVSGHIVLDGVAQSAADMPDYRRLFSAIFTDFHQFDRLQGPEGGEPDADLVAIWLERLNMKSKLQFDGTRVTNPQLSQGQRKRLALLLAVAEQRDILLLDEWAADQDPQFRRTFYRELLPELRAMGKTVFAISHDDHYFEHADRLLEMRSGHLRELTGSEREHASRDSVSRIG
- a CDS encoding tyrosine-type DNA invertase; the protein is MKKRKFLSQVEIEQLIAAVHEGKNSIRDRCLLLMCFIHGLRVSELRALRLQDIDLTSNRIHISRLKNGFSVQHPIQPRERLALLNWLAQRANYPDAEAPWLFLSRHGGQISRQQLYRLMRMYGEMAGISVQVHPHMLRHSCGYALADKGIDTRLIQDYLGHKNIQNTVIYTATNVERFRTINI
- a CDS encoding fimbrial protein; protein product: MMATGISIQRGIIVGGLLACATLGAPQVQAAFGQCVPISGTHGFSFLFSPVLTDPSQNVVGRIIKNADGGNWNLPGSYRVKCECQTRTASYVTAKMLLSEPVFSSGGLTYYALNEYLGVASEVFVAGYRNVFIAAPFTNESNFKTDMDGDDESCASTPYNSGARGRIHLYFRRPFVGVTTIPSTRLVDTYVSVVSGVKSDVPVSTISMSGTVTVPQSCEISPQTVTIDFGDILTSNIQTKGAMASGVTPEERTLTLACRNISAGVKVSLSFRGEADGSMPEALKTSNRDIGVMIKDMQGNVIRPQSGRLPIDNFQYPNQSGSSRISVYPINTTGRPPAVGQFNATATIQAEIQ
- a CDS encoding molecular chaperone, which codes for MKAGYFVLTAALLMTLWTPVRAGVVVGGTRLIYDGGKKESALNISNPDAMPYLIQSWVDAQEGDSAKAPFIITPPLFRLDGGQNNLLRVVRAGGNLPTDRESLYWLNVKAIPSVEKKENTLQIAIKTRIKLIYRPQGLTGNLEEAAGKVTWRRSGDRLQVTNPSPYYLTFFNLKLNGRAITGNTMVAPQASASFSLPTANGAGGGLSWQIINDYGGTGQTFTSTL
- a CDS encoding fimbria/pilus outer membrane usher protein; translation: MNNPNCIGLPGARSVLAGLISCQVALLSPIGTAYARDYFNPALLEIDNPALRGADLSVFEENSSQAPGNYRVDLYLNGEQIDSLDVEFRLMPGAGGKQTLQPCFSTEKLAELGVRVAMFPAMVPGESCVNLAQAIPQASSTFLFNQLRLNLSIPQAALRLNARDYVSPDKWDSGIPALLVNYNFSGANSQMRASERQNNNNYYLNLRSGINWGAWRLRNYSIWNHYSGGSSSWRSINTYLQRDIVALQSRLTLGDSTTSSDVFDSVQFRGGQLASEDDILPDSMKGYSPVVRGIARTNAQIIIRQNGYVIYQSYVPPGAFEISDLYPTGGSGDLNVNVREADGQEQHFVVPYAVVPVLQREGRFKYSLTSGKYRSYSGGVDERPFSQATGIYGLPWGATLYGGVQAASKYQSLALGWGQNMGAVGALSADVTQAWTKQETRPKEQGQSWRLRYGKNFIETGTNFSLASYRYSTRGFYSLQEALESYGGNSAVYSDHKKSRAELTMSQSLWERGGTLSLSLFNEDYWDNNRRSQSVSLSYNNSWEAVSYGLNYTFNQNGYDSNGNRSSIRDHIVAFNVSVPLSKWLPGSYATYSMNASRNGATSNNLGLSGTALPGNNLNYSISQGYTGRDVGANGNIQADYKGSLAEWNLGYGYDRHRRQVNYGVQGGVLVHQNGVTLSQPLGDTVALVQAPGASGVNVLNQTGVSTDWRGYAVVPYLTPYRRNIVGLDGESFAEDVDMTLSSQTVIPTRGAVVRARFNPDVGARVLLTLLTRSGAPVPFGATVSTLNSPSDNAAIVGDGGQVYLAGLADSGRLRVKWGNDAAQQCQANYQLANQPESGGIRLVNGQCL
- a CDS encoding YmiA family putative membrane protein; translated protein: MVSKDGSDIKRRAWLCVFIGSGLFWLLTAAVIYWLLS
- a CDS encoding response regulator transcription factor, whose translation is MNINYPYGTTLAAGNVATGAVAIMEPCPLTALGMRNRLIESCGLPPDKVRQVTNLVALRALFTQHAHRLLVMDLCGKSELVLDGFRLIADVRESSPDTAIIICTALDEPRLLRQLIASGIRGLMLKQEPAIALTHCVQQVLAGCSSFSHRVRQRQLHEATADKPLTAKELDVLTQLFSGKSVTSVALTMCRDIRTVSTHKRNAMLKLGFHSDGELYLQGKWMAAQGSSFVR